A part of Limibacillus halophilus genomic DNA contains:
- a CDS encoding succinate dehydrogenase iron-sulfur subunit translates to MAEFALPKNARVQEGKTWGNAAGAKKPKTFKVYRWDPDDGQNPRVDSYTVDMADCGPMVLDALIKIKNEIDPTLTFRRSCREGVCGSCAMNIDGTNTLACTKFVEEVKEDVKVYPLPHMPVVKDLVPDLNQVYAQYTSIEPWLKSTTPAPERERLQTPGERAKLDGLWECILCFCCSTSCPSYWWNGDRYLGPAVLLQAYRWIADSRDEFTGERLDQLEDPFRLYRCHTIMNCTKTCPKSLNPAKAIGEIKKLMVERRV, encoded by the coding sequence ATGGCCGAATTTGCGCTGCCAAAGAACGCCCGCGTTCAAGAAGGCAAGACCTGGGGTAATGCTGCTGGCGCCAAAAAACCCAAGACCTTCAAGGTCTACCGTTGGGACCCCGATGACGGGCAGAACCCGCGCGTCGACAGCTACACGGTGGATATGGCCGACTGCGGGCCGATGGTTCTGGATGCGCTGATCAAGATTAAAAACGAGATCGATCCGACGCTGACCTTTCGCCGGTCCTGCCGCGAGGGCGTTTGCGGTTCCTGCGCTATGAACATCGATGGCACCAACACGTTGGCCTGCACCAAGTTCGTCGAGGAAGTGAAGGAAGACGTGAAGGTCTATCCCTTGCCGCACATGCCGGTGGTCAAGGACCTGGTGCCCGATCTCAATCAGGTATACGCCCAGTACACCTCGATCGAACCCTGGTTGAAAAGCACGACGCCAGCACCGGAGCGCGAGCGTCTCCAAACCCCGGGCGAGCGCGCCAAGCTGGATGGCCTGTGGGAATGCATCCTGTGTTTCTGCTGCTCCACCTCCTGCCCCAGCTACTGGTGGAACGGTGATCGCTATCTGGGTCCGGCTGTGTTGCTGCAGGCCTATCGCTGGATCGCCGACAGCCGCGACGAGTTCACCGGGGAGCGTCTGGATCAGCTTGAGGACCCCTTCCGCCTCTATCGCTGCCACACGATCATGAACTGCACCAAGACCTGCCCCAAGAGCCTCAACCCCGCCAAAGCCATCGGCGAGATCAAAAAGCTGATGGTGGAACGCCGGGTCTGA
- a CDS encoding O-antigen ligase family protein: MSNSSGAVRLPGTADSAPFLCLIVTATLLTSLFASKVFTLAFLSLALVLLFLNAQEPSRSSIAGSGVKQLWIALGLPLAYMFLSSFWSNDPGFSLLAAGKLLILLLVGSLAVSPHFSRHILATWTTRLAGAAWLLPLVLIVAVVTLAGAAFDSLFQPNAVPLLSDVNKLLATAFPLLWILAACLGADLRKSWLVLWLIALIFLSGEHVVGPLAFALTAFVLPVAAHFRRPEWIVPMAALAASSIIILAAIYFQSQGGPVVEGDRNAGALSELLARVNAGDRQMIWLQAFRVFLEEPWFGHGFRMSRFILEAGTGGNPPAHILHPHNFTLQILMEVGILGMLVIYTGFSLAWVKLLSWMNPQGVQLATGLGFCLLVVWSAGFGVWQSYLLGAFISGLTLIRLCFPSAPTSTPQGAQPK, translated from the coding sequence ATGAGCAACAGTTCTGGCGCAGTGCGCCTGCCCGGAACGGCCGACAGTGCGCCGTTCCTTTGCCTGATTGTTACCGCCACGCTGCTCACGTCTCTCTTTGCGTCCAAGGTGTTTACCTTGGCATTCCTTTCGTTGGCGCTGGTTCTGCTCTTTCTCAATGCGCAAGAGCCCTCCCGCTCCAGCATTGCCGGCTCCGGCGTGAAGCAGCTTTGGATCGCTTTGGGTCTTCCCCTCGCTTACATGTTCCTTTCGAGTTTCTGGTCAAACGACCCCGGCTTCAGCCTGCTTGCGGCCGGCAAATTACTGATTCTCCTATTGGTCGGAAGCCTCGCGGTTTCGCCGCATTTCTCGCGTCACATCCTGGCCACCTGGACAACGCGCCTTGCCGGAGCGGCATGGCTACTACCCTTGGTTCTGATCGTTGCCGTCGTCACCCTGGCGGGGGCGGCCTTCGACAGCCTCTTCCAACCCAACGCCGTGCCCCTGCTATCGGACGTCAACAAGCTGCTAGCCACGGCCTTTCCGCTCTTGTGGATTCTGGCGGCTTGCTTGGGAGCCGACCTACGGAAGTCATGGTTGGTTCTATGGTTGATCGCGCTGATTTTCTTGAGCGGCGAGCACGTGGTCGGACCTCTGGCTTTTGCGCTCACTGCCTTCGTTTTGCCTGTTGCGGCGCATTTCCGACGCCCTGAATGGATCGTGCCCATGGCCGCGCTGGCGGCCAGTAGCATCATTATTCTTGCGGCGATTTACTTCCAATCACAGGGCGGCCCCGTCGTCGAAGGAGATCGAAACGCTGGGGCGCTTTCCGAGCTACTTGCCAGAGTGAACGCGGGCGACCGCCAAATGATCTGGTTGCAGGCATTCCGGGTGTTCCTGGAAGAACCCTGGTTCGGGCACGGCTTCCGGATGTCGCGCTTTATCCTGGAAGCCGGTACCGGGGGCAACCCACCGGCCCATATTCTCCATCCACACAACTTCACCCTGCAGATTCTAATGGAGGTTGGCATTCTGGGCATGCTGGTGATCTACACAGGATTCTCCCTGGCTTGGGTCAAGCTGCTGTCCTGGATGAACCCGCAAGGTGTACAGCTTGCAACCGGTCTTGGATTTTGCCTGCTCGTCGTCTGGTCTGCCGGGTTCGGCGTCTGGCAGAGCTATCTGCTGGGCGCCTTTATCTCCGGTCTCACGCTGATTCGGCTGTGCTTTCCAAGCGCGCCGACCTCAACACCTCAAGGCGCCCAACCCAAATGA
- a CDS encoding EI24 domain-containing protein, which produces MFSSLAKSFAQLSDPRVRKVVWWSILLALGVFVLLWIGFGFLLSWGGDSLAAWLQSLGWEGFLLRSVEWLAAAASVGALLIVSLLVFPGVVGILIPLYLDQVADAVEDRHYPGLPPARPQRLAEMLLDALRLVGATVALNLLALPFYLIFLFIPGLNLLLFYLLNGYLLGREYFELVAVRRLARSELKPAWKARKGRYLVAGALITFLLTIPLVNLIAPVVATAFMVHLFQNASKA; this is translated from the coding sequence ATGTTCTCAAGCCTTGCCAAATCCTTCGCCCAGCTCTCCGACCCGCGCGTCCGCAAAGTGGTCTGGTGGAGCATTCTCTTGGCGCTCGGCGTCTTCGTTCTGCTGTGGATCGGCTTCGGCTTCCTGCTGTCATGGGGTGGCGATTCACTGGCCGCCTGGCTTCAGTCGCTGGGCTGGGAGGGATTCCTCCTGCGCTCGGTCGAGTGGCTGGCTGCCGCCGCCTCTGTCGGCGCACTGCTGATTGTCTCGCTCCTGGTCTTTCCAGGTGTGGTCGGAATTCTGATTCCGCTTTACCTGGATCAGGTAGCCGACGCCGTCGAGGACAGGCATTATCCCGGCTTGCCGCCAGCGCGTCCGCAGCGCTTGGCTGAAATGCTGCTGGACGCCCTACGCCTGGTCGGCGCGACGGTTGCGCTCAACTTGCTGGCGTTGCCGTTTTATCTGATTTTCCTCTTCATACCTGGCCTCAACCTACTGCTGTTCTACCTGCTCAACGGCTATCTGCTGGGTCGGGAGTACTTCGAGCTGGTTGCGGTCCGACGCTTGGCGCGCAGCGAATTGAAACCGGCTTGGAAAGCCAGGAAGGGGCGTTATCTGGTAGCAGGTGCGTTAATAACCTTCCTCCTAACCATTCCGCTGGTTAATCTGATAGCGCCCGTCGTGGCCACGGCCTTCATGGTTCACCTCTTTCAGAACGCATCAAAGGCCTGA
- a CDS encoding AmpG family muropeptide MFS transporter translates to MPSDASNSNGRSDRRSWSEAVTVYRHPRVLAMLFLGFSAGLPFLLVFSTLSAWLTEAGINRADIGYLSWLGITYSIKVFWAPVVDNLKLPGLTRLLGRRRSWMLVAQAGIAAGLFGLATSDPAMSLAPVIAFGFLVAFSSATQDVAIDAYRIEAVKKDLQGAMAATYQLGYRFGLLAAGAGALYMADFFTWFAAYTTMALLVGVGIVTVLIIHEPEINKDRLEVLKLPEVEAFLGGRPAQGGLAVAAWLYGAAVCPFVDFFRRNGRMALVILMLVAFYRISDITMGVMANPFYIDLGFTKSQIASVSKLYGLVMSLAGAFVGGVLVVRFGLLRPLFLGALLVAVTNLLFATLASLGPDLGFLVVTISADNLAGGLAGSVFIAYLSSLTSSSYTATQYALFSSLMTLPGKFIGGFSGEVVEALGYHSFFLYAAVLGIPAMLLVIWVGRLEVLRSARLESTAESA, encoded by the coding sequence ATGCCGTCTGACGCCAGCAACAGCAATGGACGGTCCGATCGTCGCTCTTGGAGCGAAGCTGTCACCGTCTATCGCCACCCTCGGGTGCTGGCGATGCTGTTTCTGGGGTTCTCCGCCGGCCTTCCCTTTCTGCTGGTCTTCTCGACGCTCTCTGCCTGGCTGACGGAAGCGGGCATTAACCGCGCCGACATCGGTTACCTTTCCTGGCTGGGCATCACTTATTCGATCAAGGTCTTCTGGGCGCCGGTCGTCGACAATCTCAAGCTGCCGGGATTAACCCGTCTGCTCGGCAGGCGGCGTTCCTGGATGCTGGTGGCGCAGGCCGGTATCGCCGCAGGCCTGTTTGGCCTGGCCACGAGTGATCCGGCAATGTCGTTGGCTCCCGTGATTGCTTTCGGGTTCCTGGTGGCCTTTTCCTCGGCAACGCAGGACGTCGCCATCGACGCCTATCGCATCGAGGCGGTCAAGAAGGACCTTCAGGGCGCGATGGCCGCGACCTATCAGCTGGGCTATCGGTTCGGGCTGCTGGCCGCCGGGGCGGGCGCCCTGTACATGGCGGATTTTTTCACCTGGTTTGCCGCTTACACGACCATGGCGCTGCTGGTAGGGGTTGGCATCGTCACTGTCCTGATAATTCATGAGCCGGAAATCAATAAGGATCGTTTGGAAGTCCTGAAGCTGCCCGAAGTGGAGGCTTTCCTCGGTGGCCGGCCAGCGCAAGGCGGTCTTGCCGTGGCGGCCTGGCTCTATGGCGCAGCGGTCTGTCCCTTCGTGGATTTCTTCCGCCGCAACGGGCGCATGGCCTTGGTGATTTTGATGTTGGTCGCATTCTACCGCATCTCCGACATCACCATGGGCGTCATGGCCAATCCTTTCTACATCGATCTTGGGTTCACGAAATCCCAGATTGCCAGTGTCAGCAAGCTCTATGGCCTTGTCATGAGTCTGGCCGGCGCTTTTGTTGGCGGTGTTCTCGTCGTGCGCTTCGGACTCCTGCGCCCTTTGTTCCTGGGGGCCTTGCTGGTGGCTGTCACGAATCTGCTGTTCGCCACACTCGCCAGTCTCGGCCCCGACCTCGGTTTCCTGGTGGTGACCATCAGCGCCGACAATTTGGCCGGCGGACTGGCCGGCTCGGTATTCATCGCCTACCTCTCCAGCCTCACGAGCTCCAGTTATACAGCGACGCAGTACGCGCTCTTTTCATCGCTGATGACTCTGCCGGGCAAGTTCATCGGCGGGTTCTCAGGCGAGGTCGTGGAAGCGCTGGGTTACCACTCATTCTTTCTTTATGCCGCGGTGCTGGGTATTCCGGCGATGCTTTTGGTCATTTGGGTTGGGCGCCTTGAGGTGTTGAGGTCGGCGCGCTTGGAAAGCACAGCCGAATCAGCGTGA
- a CDS encoding SDR family oxidoreductase: protein MADKPCLLVTGGGRGIGASVARLAANRGYAVAINYSRSAAEAEALAKEIQAAGGRAVALPGDVADATQVEALFDGAESVLGPVRYLVNNAGLTGRASRLDEAETATMERVVAVNVMGVINCACSFVRRASTRHGGAGGAIVNISSSAATLGSPNEYTWYAATKGAVDSFTQGLAKELGDDGIRVNAVAPGLTDTEIHERESGVIGRVAKIAPMIPLARPGSPDEIAEPVLWLLSDAASYVTGAILRVAGGR, encoded by the coding sequence ATGGCAGATAAACCTTGTCTTCTGGTGACCGGTGGTGGTCGCGGTATCGGCGCTTCCGTCGCACGGCTTGCCGCCAACCGTGGTTACGCCGTGGCCATCAACTACAGTCGCTCGGCCGCCGAGGCCGAGGCACTGGCCAAGGAGATACAAGCAGCCGGTGGCAGAGCCGTGGCCCTGCCCGGCGATGTCGCGGACGCAACCCAGGTGGAAGCGCTTTTTGACGGGGCGGAATCTGTATTGGGCCCGGTTCGCTATCTGGTGAACAATGCGGGCCTGACGGGCCGCGCCAGCCGTCTTGACGAGGCCGAAACCGCTACAATGGAACGCGTCGTCGCGGTCAATGTCATGGGTGTGATCAACTGCGCGTGCAGCTTCGTGCGCCGCGCCTCTACCCGCCATGGCGGTGCGGGTGGCGCTATCGTCAATATCTCCTCCAGTGCCGCGACCCTGGGCTCTCCGAACGAGTACACCTGGTACGCCGCGACCAAGGGTGCGGTCGACTCCTTTACCCAGGGTCTTGCCAAGGAATTGGGCGATGACGGTATCCGCGTGAACGCGGTCGCGCCGGGTCTGACAGATACCGAAATTCACGAGCGCGAGTCCGGCGTCATAGGCCGCGTGGCGAAGATCGCGCCCATGATTCCCCTGGCCCGTCCCGGCAGTCCCGACGAGATCGCCGAGCCGGTCTTGTGGCTGCTCTCGGACGCAGCTTCTTACGTTACAGGCGCTATCTTGAGGGTGGCGGGGGGACGTTAA
- the typA gene encoding translational GTPase TypA, translated as MSGRIRNLAIIAHVDHGKTTLVDSMLRQSGTFRENQHMAERAMDSNDLERERGITILAKCTSVEWKGERINIVDTPGHADFGGEVERILSMVDGVLLLVDAAEGPMPQTKFVTMKALRRGLQPIVVVNKIDKSDARPFWVQDAVFDLFSALDADEEQLDFPTLFASGRDGWAVDDLENDPRENLAPLFDAIARRVPLAEGDQTKPFKLLATTLEYDPYLGRILTGRIAEGVARVNMPLHAMTRDGKVIEQSRLTKLLAFRGLRREAVEEARAGDIVAIAGLEKPTVADTLADPSVTEAIPSQPIDPPTLAMTFSINDSPYAGREGDKVTSRMIRARLLREAEGNVAIRVTETGEKDSFEVAGRGELQLGVLIETMRREGYELSISRPRVLFRNDPQTGDRQEPYEEVQVDVDEEYSGVVVDKISQRKGELLEMKPSGGGKLRLAFQVPARGLIGYHGEFLTDTRGTGIMARVFSHYGPYKGQIAGRRVGVLISNGQGSSVAYALWNLEERGQLFVGAGEPVYGGMIIGEHSRGNDLEVNPLKAKKLTNVRASGKDDNVLLTPPRRMSLEQALSYVEEDELVEVTPKSIRLRKRYLDPHERKKESRLKDAV; from the coding sequence ATGAGCGGACGCATCCGCAATCTGGCGATCATCGCCCACGTTGACCATGGAAAGACCACGTTGGTCGATTCAATGCTCCGCCAGTCGGGCACCTTTCGTGAGAATCAGCATATGGCTGAACGCGCGATGGACAGCAACGATCTGGAGCGCGAGCGTGGCATCACCATCCTTGCAAAATGTACCTCGGTTGAGTGGAAGGGCGAGCGTATAAACATCGTCGATACGCCCGGTCACGCCGATTTCGGCGGTGAGGTCGAGCGTATTCTTTCGATGGTCGATGGTGTTTTGCTGCTGGTCGATGCCGCTGAGGGTCCGATGCCGCAAACCAAGTTCGTGACCATGAAGGCCCTGCGCCGCGGATTGCAGCCCATCGTGGTCGTCAACAAGATTGACAAATCCGATGCGCGTCCCTTCTGGGTGCAGGATGCGGTCTTCGATCTCTTTAGCGCGCTGGATGCCGATGAGGAGCAGCTGGACTTTCCCACGCTCTTTGCCTCTGGTCGTGATGGCTGGGCGGTCGATGACCTGGAAAATGATCCGCGCGAGAATCTGGCGCCGCTTTTCGACGCCATTGCCCGGCGCGTGCCTTTGGCCGAGGGCGACCAAACGAAGCCTTTCAAGCTTCTGGCGACGACCTTGGAGTATGATCCCTATCTGGGGCGCATTCTGACCGGACGCATCGCCGAGGGCGTGGCGCGGGTAAACATGCCGCTGCATGCCATGACCCGTGACGGCAAGGTGATCGAGCAATCTCGCCTGACCAAGCTGTTGGCGTTCCGTGGCCTAAGGCGTGAGGCGGTCGAGGAAGCGCGCGCAGGTGATATCGTGGCCATCGCCGGATTGGAGAAACCGACCGTAGCCGATACCCTTGCCGATCCAAGCGTGACAGAGGCCATTCCCTCGCAGCCCATTGATCCGCCAACGCTGGCAATGACCTTCTCGATCAACGATTCCCCCTATGCGGGACGCGAGGGGGACAAGGTGACGTCGCGTATGATTCGCGCCCGCTTGCTGCGGGAAGCGGAGGGCAACGTCGCGATCCGTGTCACCGAAACCGGTGAAAAGGATTCCTTCGAGGTCGCCGGACGTGGCGAGTTGCAACTGGGGGTTCTGATCGAAACCATGCGCCGGGAGGGCTACGAACTCTCCATCAGCCGTCCGCGCGTGCTGTTCCGGAACGATCCGCAGACCGGTGACAGACAGGAGCCTTACGAAGAGGTTCAGGTAGACGTGGACGAAGAGTACAGCGGCGTCGTCGTGGACAAGATCAGCCAGCGCAAGGGCGAGTTGCTGGAAATGAAGCCCTCGGGCGGCGGTAAGCTGCGCCTGGCCTTCCAAGTCCCCGCGCGTGGCCTGATCGGATATCACGGCGAGTTCCTGACCGATACCAGGGGTACCGGCATCATGGCCCGCGTCTTTTCGCACTACGGGCCGTACAAGGGCCAGATCGCGGGGCGCCGGGTCGGCGTTTTGATCTCCAACGGCCAGGGATCGTCCGTAGCCTATGCGCTATGGAATCTGGAAGAACGGGGCCAGTTGTTCGTCGGTGCCGGTGAGCCGGTTTACGGCGGCATGATCATCGGCGAGCACAGCCGCGGGAACGATCTTGAGGTCAACCCCCTGAAGGCGAAGAAGTTGACCAACGTGCGTGCCTCCGGCAAGGATGACAACGTGCTGCTGACGCCGCCACGGCGCATGAGCCTGGAGCAAGCGCTCAGTTACGTGGAGGAAGACGAACTGGTCGAGGTGACACCAAAATCGATCCGGCTGCGCAAACGCTACCTTGACCCGCATGAGCGTAAGAAGGAAAGCCGCCTGAAAGATGCCGTCTGA
- a CDS encoding GNAT family N-acetyltransferase, whose amino-acid sequence MRVLSLGHLSMTYFRNALRAGKLGRSIYWSSSDPIATRDAAKESPKARPARYPKELARIIRTNAGDVLVLRPIRANDQGALREAFTHLTPEDVRMRFFGPMKELKQPLAAQLAQVDYDREMAFVAVRKTLFKQEIWGVVRAIINQNGDAGGRNAEFAIVVRSDKKGSGLGHELMARIEEYCRSRQVSEITGQILAENRPMLHLVKDLGYQTATTSDEPGIVLVRKCIDSKPPEATNF is encoded by the coding sequence ATGCGTGTCTTGAGTCTCGGGCATTTGTCGATGACTTACTTCAGAAACGCACTGCGGGCGGGCAAGCTTGGGCGCTCCATTTATTGGTCTTCTTCCGACCCGATCGCAACAAGGGATGCGGCCAAGGAGTCTCCAAAGGCGCGACCGGCGCGTTACCCGAAAGAATTGGCCCGGATCATAAGAACGAACGCCGGAGATGTCCTCGTTTTAAGGCCGATCAGAGCGAACGATCAGGGCGCCTTGCGGGAAGCCTTCACACATCTGACACCGGAAGATGTTCGCATGCGGTTCTTTGGCCCTATGAAGGAATTGAAGCAGCCTCTCGCAGCGCAGTTGGCGCAGGTAGATTATGATCGGGAAATGGCGTTTGTGGCCGTTCGGAAGACCCTCTTCAAACAGGAGATTTGGGGAGTGGTCAGAGCCATAATCAACCAAAACGGCGACGCAGGTGGTCGCAACGCGGAGTTTGCCATCGTGGTCCGCTCCGACAAGAAGGGAAGCGGATTGGGGCACGAACTGATGGCCCGAATCGAGGAGTACTGCCGGTCCCGTCAAGTGTCTGAGATAACGGGGCAAATTCTGGCAGAAAATCGGCCGATGCTGCACCTCGTGAAGGATTTGGGCTATCAAACTGCGACCACCAGCGACGAGCCAGGCATCGTGTTGGTGCGCAAGTGCATTGATAGCAAGCCGCCTGAAGCGACGAATTTCTAG
- a CDS encoding DUF2244 domain-containing protein: MTQSNPLPEGNEAVVFDALLEPHRSLSPLGFLLLMTAICCLSGAAGFFFFLVGAWPVVGFLGLDVLLVYLAFRANYRSARMFERLSLTPQQLHVQRVGPSGQAWEWRFQPAWLKVEIDDPPEPDSPLLLRSHGRSLTIGAFLTAEERLDLAQALRGALANLSWRTAPLNVPPPPSR; the protein is encoded by the coding sequence ATGACACAGAGCAACCCTTTGCCCGAAGGAAATGAAGCAGTCGTTTTCGACGCTTTGCTGGAGCCGCACCGCAGCCTCAGCCCGCTCGGTTTCCTGTTGCTGATGACAGCGATCTGCTGCCTCAGCGGGGCGGCGGGGTTTTTCTTTTTCCTCGTGGGCGCCTGGCCGGTAGTCGGATTCCTGGGCCTCGACGTGTTGTTGGTTTATCTGGCCTTTCGCGCCAACTACCGCAGTGCCCGGATGTTCGAGCGGTTATCCTTGACGCCGCAACAGCTTCACGTGCAGCGCGTGGGGCCCAGCGGACAGGCGTGGGAATGGAGGTTTCAACCCGCATGGCTAAAAGTCGAGATCGACGACCCTCCCGAACCGGACAGCCCGCTCCTGCTGCGATCTCACGGCCGCAGCCTTACAATCGGGGCGTTCCTGACTGCCGAAGAACGGCTCGACCTAGCCCAAGCACTGCGCGGAGCGTTGGCAAACCTATCCTGGCGAACCGCGCCGCTTAACGTCCCCCCGCCACCCTCAAGATAG
- a CDS encoding adenosine kinase encodes MTQQPYDVVGIGNAIVDVLSPADDAFLQQEALEKGVMTLIDAQRAESLYNAMGPGREVSGGSVANTMVGLAQLGSRAAFIGKVRNDQLGGIFRHDIRASGVAFETPAAMIGEPTARCLILVTPDAQRTMNTFLGASVQIAPEDVDTTTIAASKITYLEGYLWDAPPAKAAFLRAAETAHDAGGEVALSLSDPFCVDRHRESFLDLVAGHVDLLFANEQEILSLYQVTTFDEALEKVRGHCKVAALTRSEKGSIILSGDDMQVIDAEPVQKVVDTTGAGDLYAAGFLHGYAQGLDLATCGRLGAIAAAEIISHYGARPETSLKELAKTRLGIN; translated from the coding sequence ATGACCCAACAGCCTTATGACGTGGTTGGTATCGGCAATGCTATTGTCGATGTCCTGTCACCTGCAGATGACGCCTTCTTGCAGCAAGAGGCATTGGAGAAGGGGGTCATGACCCTGATCGACGCACAGCGTGCCGAGAGCCTGTACAATGCGATGGGACCGGGCCGCGAGGTCTCCGGAGGGTCCGTCGCCAACACGATGGTCGGTTTGGCCCAGTTGGGGAGCCGCGCCGCCTTCATTGGAAAGGTGCGAAACGATCAACTCGGCGGCATCTTTCGTCATGACATTCGCGCGTCCGGCGTTGCATTCGAAACCCCGGCTGCGATGATCGGCGAGCCGACGGCGCGTTGCTTGATTCTGGTAACGCCGGATGCCCAGCGGACCATGAACACCTTTTTGGGGGCATCCGTGCAGATAGCGCCGGAGGATGTTGATACCACCACGATTGCGGCGTCGAAGATCACCTATCTAGAGGGGTATCTTTGGGACGCGCCACCAGCGAAGGCAGCGTTCCTGCGCGCCGCCGAAACCGCTCATGATGCCGGCGGTGAGGTTGCGCTCAGCCTTTCGGACCCTTTCTGCGTGGACCGTCATCGCGAGTCCTTTCTGGACCTCGTGGCGGGGCATGTTGATCTATTGTTCGCCAATGAGCAGGAGATTCTCTCGCTCTATCAGGTGACCACCTTCGACGAGGCGCTGGAAAAGGTGCGCGGGCACTGCAAGGTTGCTGCGCTGACCCGCAGCGAGAAGGGCTCGATCATACTTTCTGGCGATGATATGCAGGTAATTGATGCAGAACCGGTACAAAAGGTGGTAGACACCACCGGCGCCGGAGACCTTTACGCTGCAGGTTTCCTCCATGGCTATGCTCAGGGGCTCGATTTGGCGACCTGCGGCCGTCTGGGCGCGATAGCAGCGGCGGAGATAATTTCCCACTACGGCGCGCGGCCGGAGACCAGCTTGAAAGAGCTGGCGAAGACGCGCCTCGGCATTAACTGA
- the nth gene encoding endonuclease III: MKKADVVTFFDRLAASMPEPKSELEYTSPFTLLVAVVLSAQATDAGVNRATQKLFPVADTPEKILALGEEGLKDYVKTIGLFNSKAKNIIALCRILIEEHGGAVPADRETLESLPGVGRKTANVVLNVAFGQPTMAVDTHIFRISNRTGLAPGKTPLAVELKLLKAVPEDRMLHAHHWLILHGRYVCKARKPECPRCVVNDLCSFKQKTSEQDFVSKPPKASRRKS, translated from the coding sequence ATGAAGAAAGCCGATGTTGTCACCTTTTTTGATCGTTTGGCGGCCTCGATGCCGGAACCGAAGAGCGAGCTGGAATATACCTCACCCTTCACCTTGCTGGTCGCGGTCGTACTTTCGGCCCAGGCGACCGACGCGGGCGTCAACCGGGCAACGCAGAAGCTCTTTCCCGTCGCCGACACGCCGGAAAAAATCCTGGCGCTGGGCGAGGAGGGCTTGAAGGACTATGTCAAAACCATCGGACTCTTTAATTCCAAGGCCAAGAACATCATTGCCTTGTGCCGTATCCTTATAGAGGAACACGGCGGCGCGGTCCCTGCGGACAGGGAAACCCTGGAAAGCTTGCCGGGGGTTGGCCGCAAGACCGCCAATGTCGTGCTCAATGTGGCTTTCGGCCAGCCGACCATGGCCGTGGATACGCACATTTTCCGTATCTCGAACCGCACTGGGCTGGCACCTGGAAAGACGCCGCTGGCGGTTGAGTTGAAGCTGCTGAAAGCCGTGCCGGAGGATCGCATGCTGCATGCGCATCACTGGTTGATCCTGCACGGCCGCTATGTTTGCAAGGCGCGCAAACCCGAATGCCCGCGCTGCGTCGTCAATGATCTTTGCAGCTTCAAACAGAAAACCAGCGAACAGGACTTTGTCAGCAAGCCGCCCAAGGCGAGTCGGCGTAAGTCCTGA
- a CDS encoding bactofilin family protein: protein MFGKKNKDGGNNPSDPRTRDTIPRGPRPAGTEREETRPLRRTTGELPLTPPSRQEFAGPTERYDPTERYATSAPRTAEPSPPPVAPVAPAPSIPGTRDSSEGEGQRLSVGKGISLTGEIRNCESLFVEGEVEVKLTDCKWLKIAAGGLVKGTATVENAEISGSFIGELTVRGCLSVKRGGLVEGDTKYTELEIERGGRLTGKSDKNELDS from the coding sequence ATGTTCGGGAAGAAAAACAAAGACGGCGGAAACAACCCCAGCGATCCGCGGACAAGGGATACAATCCCACGGGGCCCACGCCCGGCCGGGACGGAACGTGAGGAGACGAGACCGCTGCGCCGTACAACCGGCGAGTTGCCACTCACGCCGCCAAGTCGCCAGGAATTCGCCGGTCCCACTGAGCGTTACGACCCCACGGAGCGCTATGCAACGAGCGCGCCGCGCACCGCGGAACCATCGCCGCCACCAGTTGCGCCGGTCGCTCCAGCGCCCAGCATTCCCGGCACCAGGGATTCCAGCGAAGGCGAGGGTCAGCGCCTGTCCGTTGGCAAGGGCATCAGCCTAACCGGCGAGATTCGCAACTGCGAGAGCCTGTTTGTCGAAGGCGAGGTCGAGGTCAAGCTGACGGACTGCAAGTGGTTGAAGATTGCGGCAGGCGGCTTAGTCAAGGGTACGGCCACGGTTGAAAATGCCGAAATCAGCGGTTCCTTTATCGGCGAGCTTACAGTTCGCGGCTGCTTAAGCGTCAAGCGAGGTGGCCTTGTCGAGGGCGACACGAAGTATACTGAACTTGAGATCGAACGCGGCGGCCGCCTGACCGGCAAGAGCGACAAGAACGAACTGGACTCCTGA